Proteins encoded in a region of the Larimichthys crocea isolate SSNF chromosome XVI, L_crocea_2.0, whole genome shotgun sequence genome:
- the tefa gene encoding TEF transcription factor, PAR bZIP family member a isoform X2 encodes MSTEIPEIFKALLEHPFTLPNFDDNDTDKEKLGVGDSIDLLGGGSDMGPSAALTPAIWNKTIPYDGENFHLEYMDIEEFLIENGIPTMPDEDSPDTKTEKVKRKGTKSANMSSLALMPIQDLDKSDKELLIITKSDSDIICDVTTEVTTDSDRATPEPVCPDEIEVDVNYEPDPTDLVLSSVPGGELFDPRKHKFSEEELKPQPMIKKAKKVFVPEEQKDDKYWQRRKKNNVAAKRSRDARRLKENQITVRAAFLERENTALRTEVAELRKECSRYKNVASRYEAKYGALDVPEDQ; translated from the exons ATGTCTACAGAGATCCCGGAGATCTTCAAGGCTCTTCTAGAGCATCCGTTTACTCTCCCGAATTTTGACGATAATG ACACCGACAAGGAAAAGCTGGGTGTGGGAGATAGTATTGACCTGCTCGGGGGAGGCAGCGATATGGGTCCATCAGCCGCCCTGACTCCGGCTATCTGGAACAAAACCATTCCCTATGACGGTGAAAACTTCCACTTGGAGTACATGGACATTGAGGAGTTCCTCATTGAGAACGGCATCCCCACCATGCCCGACGAAGACTCCCCAGACACGAAGACGGAGAAAGTAAAGCGGAAGGGCACCAAATCAGCAAACATGTCCTCATTGGCTCTGATGCCCATTCAGGACTTGGACAAGAGTGACAAGGAATTGCTGATCATCACCAAGAGCGACTCTGATATCATCTGTGATGTTACAACAG AGGTGACCACTGACTCTGACAGAGCAACACCCGAGCCCGTCTGCCCGGATGAGATCGAGGTCGATGTCAACTACGAGCCCGATCCCACGGACCTGGTCCTGTCCAGTGTGCCCGGAGGCGAGCTGTTCGACCCTCGCAAGCACAAGTTCTCAGAAGAAGAGCTGAAGCCGCAACCTATGATCAAAAAGGCCAAGAAGGTGTTTGTGCCGGAGGAACAGAAG GATGATAAATACTggcagagaaggaagaagaacaaCGTGGCCGCCAAACGGTCACGTGATGCACGCAGGTTAAAGGAGAACCAGATCACCGTCCGAGCGGCTTTCCTGGAGCGCGAGAACACAGCGCTGCGGACGGAGGTCGCCGAGCTACGCAAGGAGTGCAGCCGCTACAAGAACGTCGCGAGCCGCTACGAAGCCAAATATGGAGCGCT TGACGTGCCGGAAGACCAGTGA
- the phf5a gene encoding PHD finger-like domain-containing protein 5A — MAKHHPDLIFCRKQAGVAIGRLCEKCDGKCVICDSYVRPCTLVRICDECNYGSYQGRCVICGGPGVSDAYYCKECTIQEKDRDGCPKIVNLGSSKTDLFYERKKYGFKKR, encoded by the exons ATGGCTAAACATCATCCAGACTTGATCTTCTGCAGGAAACAAGCCGGTGTCG cTATCGGGAGACTTTGCGAGAAAT GTGACGGGAAATGCGTCATCTGTGATTCCTATGTGAGGCCGTGCACGTTGGTGCGTATCTGTGATGAGTGTAACTACGGCTCCTATCAGGGACGCTGTGTCATCTGTGGAGGGCCCGGAGTATCTGATGCCTACTACTGTAAAGAGTGCACCATCCAGGAGAAAGAT CGAGATGGCTGTCCTAAGATTGTGAATTTGGGCAGTTCCAAAACAGATCTGTTTTATGAAAGGAAGAAGTATGGCTTCAAGAAGAGGTGA
- the aco2 gene encoding aconitate hydratase, mitochondrial: MATYCLTVARLQLALGHGARRLHVSAAYRAKAQVSMSRFEPTSFINYEKLQSNVDIVRKRLNRPLTLSEKIVYGHLDDPHNQEIDRGRTYLRLHPDRVAMQDATAQMAMLQFISSGLPRVAVPSTIHCDHLIEAQTGGPKDLARAKEINEEVYNFLSSAGAKYGVGFWKPGSGIIHQIILENYAYPGVMLIGTDSHTPNGGGLGAICIGVGGADAVDVMAGIPWELKCPKVIGVKLTGTLSGWTSPKDVILKVAGILTVKGGTGAIVEYHGPGVDSISCTGMATICNMGAEIGATTSVFPYNHRMRTYLEKTGRGQISALADKYSDLLVPDEGCEYDQIIELNLDELKPHINGPFTPDLAHPVSDVGAVAEKNGWPLEVKVGLIGSCTNSSYEDMGRAASVAKQALDKGLKCKAQFTVTPGSEQIRATIERDGYSKILGAVGGVVLANACGPCIGQWDRRDVKKGDKNTIVTSFNRNFTARNDANPATHAFVTSPEIVTALAIAGTLSFNPETDYLTAPNGEKFKLEPPTGDELPAKDFDPGQDTYQHPPADGQVLKVNVSPESNRLQLLEPFDKWSGSDLEDLNVLIKVKGKCTTDHISAAGPWLKFRGHLDNISNNMLIGAVNSENDAINKIKNHLTGEYGGVPDVARHYKANGVHWVVVGDDNYGEGSSREHAALEPRHLGGRAIIVKSFARIHETNLKKQGLLPLTFSNPSDYDKIRPDDKLSIKGLKTFAPGKPLSAVVKHSDGSEETLELLHSFNETQIEWFKAGSALNRMKELQH, translated from the exons ATGGCAACCTACTGTCTCACTGTCGCCCGGCTCCAG CTGGCTCTGGGTCACGGTGCACGTCGCCTGCATGTATCAGCAGCCTACCGAGCCAAGGCTCAAGTGTCCATGAGCCGCTTTGAGCCCACCTCCTTCATCAACTATGAGAAGCTCCAATCCAACGTTGACATTGTGCGAAAAAG ACTCAACCGGCCGCTCACCCTGTCGGAGAAGATCGTGTACGGCCACCTCGATGACCCCCACAACCAAGAGATCGACCGTGGTCGCACTTACCTCCGGCTACATCCTGACCGCGTGGCCATGCAGGACGCCACAGCCCAGATGGCGATGCTTCAGTTCATCAGCAGCGGCCTGCCGAGGGTGGCCGTGCCCTCCACCATCCACTGTGATCACCTGATCGAGGCCCAGACCGGAGGCCCGAAGGATCTGGCCAGAGCAAAG GAAATCAACGAGGAGGTTTACAACTTCCTGTCCAGCGCTGGGGCAAAATATGGAGTTGGCTTCTGGAAACCAGGCTCTGGAATCATCCATCAG atCATCCTGGAGAACTACGCCTACCCAGGAGTGATGCTGATCGGCACAGATTCCCACACACCAAATGGTGGCGGGCTTGGTGCCATCTGCATCGGCGTTGGAGGAGCAGATGCTGTAGATGTCATGGCAGGAATCCCATGGGAGCTCAAGTGCCCCAAG GTGATTGGTGTGAAGCTGACAGGCACCCTCTCAGGCTGGACGTCTCCTAAGGATGTCATCTTGAAGGTGGCCGGCATCCTGACAGTGAAAGGAGGCACCGGAGCCATTGTGGAATACCACGGACCAGGAGTTGACTCTATTTCTTGCACCg GAATGGCCACCATTTGCAACATGGGAGCAGAGATTGGAGCCACGACCTCCGTGTTCCCCTACAATCACCGCATGAGGACCTACCTTGAGAAGACTGGACGTGGAC AGATTTCTGCCCTGGCTGATAAATACTCTGACTTGTTGGTACCAGATGAAGGCTGCGAGTATGACCAGATCATCGAGCTCAATCTGGACGAG CTGAAACCTCACATCAACGGACCCTTTACCCCTGACCTGGCTCACCCAGTGTCTGATGTGGGTGCTGTTGCTGAGAAGAACGGCTGGCCGCTGGAGGTCAAAGTTG gTCTGATCGGCAGCTGTACCAACTCCAGCTACGAGGACATGGGTCGCGCTGCCTCTGTGGCCAAGCAGGCTTTGGATAAAGGCCTGAAATGCAAAGCTCAGTTCACAGTTACCCCCGGCTCCGAGCAGATTCGTGCCACCATAGAAAGAGATGGATAT TCGAAGATCCTTGGTGCTGTTGGAGGTGTAGTCCTGGCCAACGCATGTGGACCCTGCATTGGACAGTGGGACAG gCGTGACGTAAAAAAGGGAGACAAGAACACCATCGTCACCTCCTTCAACAGAAACTTCACTGCTAGGAATGACGCTAACCCTGCAACACACGCCTTTGTTACTTCCCCTGAG atCGTCACCGCCCTCGCAATCGCCGGCACATTGAGCTTCAACCCAGAGACTGATTACCTCACAGCTCCCAATGGTGAGAAGTTCAAGCTGGAGCCCCCTACCGGAGATGAACTACCCGCTAAGGACTTTGACCCGGGCCAGGACACCTACCAGCACCCACCTGCTGACGGCCAGGTTCTTAAGGTGAACGTCAGCCCTGAGAGCAACCGGCTACAGCTGCTGGAGCCCTTTGACAAATGGAGCGGGAGTGATCTGGAGGACTTGAACGTCCTCATCAAG GTGAAGGGCAAATGCACCACAGACCACATCAGTGCTGCTGGACCTTGGCTGAAGTTCCGCGGCCACCTGGACAACATTTCCAACAACATGCTGATCGGTGCCGTCAACAGCGAGAACGACGCCATCAACAAGATCAAGAACCACCTGACAGGAGAGTACGGAGGAGTCCCTGATGTGGCCCGACACTACAAG GCCAACGGTGTGCACTGGGTTGTTGTTGGAGACGACAATTACGGTGAGGGGTCCAGCAGAGAGCATGCCGCGCTGGAGCCCAGACATCTGGGTGGAAGAGCCATCATCGTCAAGAGCTTCGCCAGAATTCATG AAACCAACCTGAAGAAGCAGGGTCTGCTGCCGCTCACCTTCAGCAACCCATCAGACTACGACAAGATCCGGCCTGATGACAAGCTCTCCATCAAAGGACTCAAAACCTTTGCTCCAGGAAAG CCTCTTTCTGCAGTCGTGAAGCACAGCGACGGCAGCGAGGAGACGCTGGAACTGCTCCACAGCTTCAACGAGACACAGATCGAATGGTTCAAGGCAGGCTCCGCCCTCAACAGGATGAAGGAGCTGCAGCATTGA
- the csdc2a gene encoding cold shock domain-containing protein C2a, with protein MSDPDASSPADAPLPLTSPRTPLQLSFPFLREGSRVWERERKPPQPGELPSPLPTKRTRTYSATVRARSGPVFKGVCKNFSRSQGHGFIRPSRGGEDIFVHISDIEGEYVPMEGDEVTYKVCPIPPKNQKIQAVDVVITHLNPGTKHETWSGQIISS; from the exons ATGTCAGACCCAGATGCCTCTTCACCGGCAGACGCCCCGCTGCCACTCACCTCCCCCCGGActcctctgcagctctccttCCCCTTCCTGAGGGAGGGCAGTCGGGtttgggaaagagagaggaaaccaCCACAGCCTGGAGAGCTGCCCAGCCCATTGCCCACCAAACGCACCCGCACATACTCAGC gaCAGTGCGAGCCAGATCAGGTCCAGTATTTAAAGGTGTGTGTAAAAACTTCTCCAGGTCTCAGGGTCATGGATTCATACGGCCCTCTCGCGGAGGAGAGGACATCTTTGTCCACATCTCAGA CATTGAGGGAGAGTATGTGCCTATGGAAGGAGACGAGGTCACGTACAAGGTATGCCCCATCCCGCCCAAGAACCAGAAGATCCAGGCTGTCGACGTGGTGATCACCCACCTGAATCCAGGCACCAAGCACGAGACTTGGTCAGGTCAGATCATCAGCTCCTAG
- the tefa gene encoding TEF transcription factor, PAR bZIP family member a isoform X1: protein MSGEPARITLKTAKGAPSSFPVVLKKIMEMPPPNILDDDDDTDKEKLGVGDSIDLLGGGSDMGPSAALTPAIWNKTIPYDGENFHLEYMDIEEFLIENGIPTMPDEDSPDTKTEKVKRKGTKSANMSSLALMPIQDLDKSDKELLIITKSDSDIICDVTTEVTTDSDRATPEPVCPDEIEVDVNYEPDPTDLVLSSVPGGELFDPRKHKFSEEELKPQPMIKKAKKVFVPEEQKDDKYWQRRKKNNVAAKRSRDARRLKENQITVRAAFLERENTALRTEVAELRKECSRYKNVASRYEAKYGALDVPEDQ, encoded by the exons ATGTCCGGAGAGCCGGCTCGCATCACACTGAAAACGGCCAAAGGGGCGCCGAGTTCATTCCCGGtggttttaaagaaaataatggaAATGCCTCCGCCGAATATACTGGACGACGACGACG ACACCGACAAGGAAAAGCTGGGTGTGGGAGATAGTATTGACCTGCTCGGGGGAGGCAGCGATATGGGTCCATCAGCCGCCCTGACTCCGGCTATCTGGAACAAAACCATTCCCTATGACGGTGAAAACTTCCACTTGGAGTACATGGACATTGAGGAGTTCCTCATTGAGAACGGCATCCCCACCATGCCCGACGAAGACTCCCCAGACACGAAGACGGAGAAAGTAAAGCGGAAGGGCACCAAATCAGCAAACATGTCCTCATTGGCTCTGATGCCCATTCAGGACTTGGACAAGAGTGACAAGGAATTGCTGATCATCACCAAGAGCGACTCTGATATCATCTGTGATGTTACAACAG AGGTGACCACTGACTCTGACAGAGCAACACCCGAGCCCGTCTGCCCGGATGAGATCGAGGTCGATGTCAACTACGAGCCCGATCCCACGGACCTGGTCCTGTCCAGTGTGCCCGGAGGCGAGCTGTTCGACCCTCGCAAGCACAAGTTCTCAGAAGAAGAGCTGAAGCCGCAACCTATGATCAAAAAGGCCAAGAAGGTGTTTGTGCCGGAGGAACAGAAG GATGATAAATACTggcagagaaggaagaagaacaaCGTGGCCGCCAAACGGTCACGTGATGCACGCAGGTTAAAGGAGAACCAGATCACCGTCCGAGCGGCTTTCCTGGAGCGCGAGAACACAGCGCTGCGGACGGAGGTCGCCGAGCTACGCAAGGAGTGCAGCCGCTACAAGAACGTCGCGAGCCGCTACGAAGCCAAATATGGAGCGCT TGACGTGCCGGAAGACCAGTGA